DNA sequence from the Streptomyces tsukubensis genome:
GGCGACGGCGACGACCAGCCGGAGATTGGAGCGGATGAACTCGTCCTTCGCCCGCTCGCCCGCGGCGGCCAGCGCCTCCAGCTCCTCGCGCCCGGCTCCGCCCGCCTCGCCCTCCACCTCGCCGTCGAGGATCTGCCGGGCGTAGACCCCGGCCTCGATGGTCTGGGACAGCTCGACTTCGCGGGCCGCGTCGAGCAGCGGCGTACGCGCGATTTCGTCGAGATACATGCCGACCAGGTCGCGGTCGGCGATTTCTCCGCCGGAGGCGCGAGCGCTGCTGGCCCGGCCAGTGGTCCCCTTGGTCTCGGACTGGCGACGGGCGACGGCACGGGTGGCCATGCGAGCTCCCTTGCTGAGTAGGTCGCGACACCCTTCCGGGTGCCCTGCTTCCGATGGAATCAACGATTGCAATCCGGACAGAATTCCCGTGGGGCCCGGCATTTTTTATGATCTTGCAGTACCCTGTCCGGCCACATGAGGAGGTTGCATGATCCGCTCCGGGCGGAAGCCAACAGAGCTGCAGGTCAGAGCGGGTAGGGAGGGTGATCTCGCGGAGCTGACCGCGCTCTACAACCACTATGTCGTGGAGACACCCATCACGTTCGACACCGCTCCCTTCACCACCGAGGAGCGGCTTCCGTGGTTGCGCTCCCACCCTGAAGACGGCCCTCACCGTCTTCTGGTTGCCCGGGACGCCGGAGAGGCCCTGCTCGGCTATGTCACCACCAGCCCGCTGCGGCCCAAGGCCGCGTACGCGACCTCGGTCGAGGTCAGCATCTACTGCGCCCCCGACGCGGGCGGCAAGGGCGTGGGCACGGCGCTGTACGAGCAGCTGTTCAAGGAGCTGGAGGGCGAGGACGTCCACCGGGCGTACGCCGGGATAACCCAGCCGAACGCGGCGTCGGAGCGGCTCCACACCCGCTTCGGATTCCGCCCCGTGGGGACGTACACGGAGGCGGGCCGGAAGTTCGGCCGCTACTGGGACATCACCTGGTACGAGAAGCACCTCGGCCCCGGCACGGCCTGACCCCGGCCCCCTGCACCCGCCGGGCGGCCCTGCCGCGCCCGGAGACGTAGGACCGAAGGCGGGGGCCGAGTGGGGCCACGGCCCGTTACGGCCCCCGCGAGGCCCCGCCTAGGGTCCGGACCATGACGACCCAGCCTCCCGGAACCTCCCCCGCCCCGGACGACGACCACCCCGTCGCCAGCGGTCGGACCACGCCCACGGGCATCACCGACACGGGTACCGCCGACACCACCGGCATCCTCGACGAGGCCCTCGGACGCATCCATGTCTCCGGCCCCGAGCGCAACGGCTGGCTCAGCAATCACGCCCCGATGGCCGTCGAGGCCCTGGTCCACCACGGCAGCTCCGCCACGGTCCACCGCTGGCTGGACCGCTACCGCGACAACCTGGAGGAGATGCCGGCCCCTTACGCCCCGATCACCGCCGGCACCTGGCGCGAAGCCCTCGGCGACCCCCGCCGCATCGCGGACTGGGCGCTCCACTTCGAGCGGGAGACCGCGGAGCGGCCGTGGCGCGAGGTACTGGCCGAGTGGTGGCCCCGGCTGCTGCCGGGCATCGCGGGGGGTGCCACGCACCCTGTGATCCGGGTGGGTCACGCCGTACGGACGCTGCTGACGACCGAGGAGACCGCGCCCCGGCTCACGGAGTTCGCGCACGCCCTCGGCTACTGGACGGCGCGCCACGCCCCGCTGCCGGACGTCCTGCGGTTCACTGACTCCCCCGCGGCGGCGACCGCGGCGCTCGGCGCGGTCGCGCCCGTACCGGACCAGTCCGGCGGCATCGTGTCGCGGCTGGCACAGCTGACCGAACTTCCCGGCTGGGCGGGCGCTCCCGCCTCCCCGGAGGAGGCGGAGGCGCGGCTGCGCGAGCTGGTGACCGCGGCGGTGCACCGGTACGCGACCCACGGCCACGCCGAGCCGGTGATGCTGGTCCACGCGGCGACCGCGCCCAATGCCGTACTGCGGACGCTGCCCGCGCTCCCCCGGGAGCTGTGGGCGCCGAGCCTGGGGGCGGCGTGGGCGGCGTCGGCGGCCGTGACCGCCGTGTACGTGCCCGCGGGGCTGGCGCCGTGGGAGGGTACGGCCGCGGACCGGACGCCGGAGGAGATCTTCGAGGCCGCCGCGGCCCACGGCGACGACCACACCGTCAAGTTCACGGACACGGCGCTGGACATCGGGGACGCCGGGGCGCTGACGGCCGCGGTCCGCTCCGTCGAGCTGAACGAGCCGTTCCTGTAAGCCCGCACCGGCACCCCCACCCGCACCCCCACCCGCTTCGGCTCAGCCGAACTGCAGGGACCTTTTGGCGAGCCCCCACCAGAAGCCGTCGATCACACTGCGCCCCCGGTCCAGCTCGCCCTCCGACGCGCCGAGGGCGACGAACAGCGGTGCGAAGTGTTCCGTACGGGGGTGGGCGAGCCGCCCGGCCGGCGCGGCGTGCTCGAAGTCGAGCAGCGCGTCGACATCGGCGGCGGCGAGCGCCTCCCGCCCCCAGTCGTCGAACTCGACGGACCAGCCCGGGATGCCGTCGTGCCGGAGGGCGGCGAGGTTGTGGGTGAAGAATCCGCTGCCGACGATCAGCACGCCCTCGTCGCGGAGCGGTGCGAGCCTGCGCCCGATCTCCATCAGCCGCTGCGGGTCGAGCGTGGGCATCGACACCTGGAGGACCGGAATTGCGGCGTCCGGATACATCTCGACCAGCGGTACGTAGGCGCCGTGGTCGAGCCCCCGGTCCGGCACGTCCTGGACCGGCGTACCGGCCCGGCGCAGCAGTTTCCGTACGGATTCAGCGAGGGCGGGCGCACCGGGGGCCGCGTACCGGACGCCGTAGTAGCGCTCGGGGAAGCCCCAGAAGTCGTACACCAG
Encoded proteins:
- a CDS encoding GNAT family N-acetyltransferase encodes the protein MIRSGRKPTELQVRAGREGDLAELTALYNHYVVETPITFDTAPFTTEERLPWLRSHPEDGPHRLLVARDAGEALLGYVTTSPLRPKAAYATSVEVSIYCAPDAGGKGVGTALYEQLFKELEGEDVHRAYAGITQPNAASERLHTRFGFRPVGTYTEAGRKFGRYWDITWYEKHLGPGTA
- a CDS encoding questin oxidase family protein, which gives rise to MTTQPPGTSPAPDDDHPVASGRTTPTGITDTGTADTTGILDEALGRIHVSGPERNGWLSNHAPMAVEALVHHGSSATVHRWLDRYRDNLEEMPAPYAPITAGTWREALGDPRRIADWALHFERETAERPWREVLAEWWPRLLPGIAGGATHPVIRVGHAVRTLLTTEETAPRLTEFAHALGYWTARHAPLPDVLRFTDSPAAATAALGAVAPVPDQSGGIVSRLAQLTELPGWAGAPASPEEAEARLRELVTAAVHRYATHGHAEPVMLVHAATAPNAVLRTLPALPRELWAPSLGAAWAASAAVTAVYVPAGLAPWEGTAADRTPEEIFEAAAAHGDDHTVKFTDTALDIGDAGALTAAVRSVELNEPFL
- a CDS encoding dioxygenase family protein — protein: MTTVTGPSGTPPAGRMPAIYLSHGAPPLADDPVWPGQLAAWSAGLPRPTAILVVSAHWEEAPLALGATTTVPLVYDFWGFPERYYGVRYAAPGAPALAESVRKLLRRAGTPVQDVPDRGLDHGAYVPLVEMYPDAAIPVLQVSMPTLDPQRLMEIGRRLAPLRDEGVLIVGSGFFTHNLAALRHDGIPGWSVEFDDWGREALAAADVDALLDFEHAAPAGRLAHPRTEHFAPLFVALGASEGELDRGRSVIDGFWWGLAKRSLQFG